gcaatcatcataggtaacatagattCTTGCAAGTATTTTAATGTTTCTTCCGTTGCGCTACCTAgttccattggactaaaggaagcgttgggtgcaaacgattTTGTAGGCgtggtagccgttattttggccttgttacctgccactgaagcataagatgacacaccattgtaggatggtgtgatgTAGATAGATagagaagttgttaatctattttaaagcggattaacacgtttgggcttgttttcttgaagtgtacatGAAGAAGTAggtaaattgtttatttgatgtttttgttgcctagaacgagaatttataattttttctcgaacaggacaagCCCAGAAATTCGATATATGGTTTTCgttacaattagcgcatttgaaacttttttgtttttgtttgtaccggacaagtatcttttgtgtgcgatttatctccacagatcatacatttgaaatcccaaagccttggcatctacgacactgggtcagattttgcaTTCTGCCTCCatatcgtctataatgttcccactttactcgcacgtggaacataaaacgtgctttttctaatacttttaaattattaacctcagtacggttaaaatgaattaaataaagctcctggataattccaaaCGTACTGGCGTATTATCGCCGCTAGCCtgtctcttcataagaataacttgtgaaggagaaatctttcaattcgttggatatttcatccaaactttgaccttgtggtaaccctttcaagacagccttgaatggtctatctgtcttgaattcacatgaataaaatttatataacttctccgtaagatactggagtagtcgtttgtggccaatcaattcctccgctgtaactcgacattcttcacttcggccaatctgaaaagagactttcacgtccagaaggaacgtcgaaagctcagttcgaaaggctttgaagtcggagatcatcactgttataggcggaggtgattgcgttttcttctcattggcattatgcacaatgcgagaaaatttacaaatttcatccgcttcacattcggataaaacatcaaaTAAGTTGCTGcaatcaattgaattttcgggtggagaagatacccttttccatttagttttaatttttggcacacggcctttctgggattACCCaagcatgttggaagaattaaatatttaacGTTAACACTATAGTTAATAATGGAGTGACCTCATATTTACATTGTTTTTGGAGCCTGTTCACTTCGAGACACTTTCTTCGACAGTTCGGTGATGCAGAAACCAACTGCAATTCTATGCGATGTGAACTGTATTGGACATTCTATTCGTTAGGATGGGAAAGATCAATTATAATTCATGGTGGTGTAAAAGTCAATTTAATTCAACGCTTGGTCTCGTTCGGATGATGAAGATTGTTCTGTATCATGATTTCAGCTGTAGATATTCAGTCTGAAAGGTTAAACGGGTTGATAGATAATGATGATTTATAGTGAAACTGATTTACATTTATTGTCAGATGGTGCCTAACGTGGTAGATTGACTGGGTAATGGTTCGTTGCCTGGAAACGGGATCACTTGCGATAAACGATCATATTTTAAGAACGTAGCAGATCCTATTATCATTCGATTAAGCGGTGCTTTGGAAGAGTAATACTTGCGATAAACGATCATATTTTAAGAACGTAGCAGATCCTATTATCATTCGATTAAGCGGTGCTTTGGAAGAGTAATATTTGTGCTAATATAAATTTTATGTTACACTTTTCATTCAAGCGATCTTCAATACTATGCGCCTCCATTGGGCTATGCAAGCTAAGTTTGTACTTGTTTGTCTTATCTGTGGCTTAGCTCCAGTCACATGTATGGTTCCATGCATTTAATACTCTATTAGGTTACTAATTCATAATCATCTACCCATTTGTCTTTACAGGATTGCAAAGAAGAGGAAGATAAACCGGATGCTCACGGTCACGGTATCAAGCTAGGATGGATCGAAGGTGTACTAATACCATGTCTGCTCAACATCTGGGGTGTAATGCTTTTCCTGCGGCTCAGTTGGGTAGTGTCGCAGGCTGGCATCATTCATACTTTGATCATCATCGTCATCTCCTACTTGGTGTGCGTAATCACCGCCCTGTCGCTGTCGGCTATCTGTACAAATGGACAGGTCAAAGGCGGAGGAATCTACTATCTGATTTCACGCTCTTTGGGACCGGAGTTTGGAGCATCTGTGGGTATAGTGTTTGCCTTCGCGAATTCGGTAGCAGCTTCGCTGAACACAATTGGATTTTGTAATTCTTTGAATGATCTGTTAAGTACGTTTCGAGCACAGAAGACAAAACAGAACTTGTAATCGGAAGTCTTCTTTTATTCCAGAATCGTTCGGGACAAAAATCGTTGACGGTGGCGTGAATGACGTTCGAATTGTGGGAACTGCTGCTATCATTGTTATGGTTGTAATATGCGCAATCGGGATGGAATGGGAGGCGAAGGCACAAAATATCCTGGTAGTTACAATTGTAGTTGCCATTTTCAACTTCATGATCGGCGTGATAATAGGACCAAGATCCGACAACGAAATAGCACATGGTTTCATGGGATTTTCGACGCAAGTTTTCACGGAAAACCTGAAACCGGACTACCGGTACAGCGAAAACGTGAACCAAAACTTCTTCACCGTTTTCGGAATATTTTTCCCCAGCGTTACAGGTGTACAGGCTGGAGCAAACATCTGCGGAGATCTGAAGGATCCTGCATCCGCGATTCCCAAGGGAACATTGCTGGCTTTGCTGATCTCAGCTATATCCTACATATCTTTTGTGTTCTTCGCTGGAGCTGCCGCTGTTCGAGATGCTTCTGGAAATATAACAGACCTGGTTAATGGAACTTTTGTTTCCTGCACTGCAGAAAATGtaagttgttttgaaaaatgcaataaacttttattcaatttcgtTTTGTTTTGCAGAATTGCGACTATGGCTTACACAACGACTATACAGCGATGCAGTTGATGTCACTCTCCAGTGCCATCATTTACGCTGGATGCTTCGCGGCAACTCTCAGTACCGCTTTAACAAATCTGCTTTCGGTTCCCAGGATTATCCAAGCACTCGGTATTGACCGTATCTATCCAGGCCTTATCTTCTTTTCCAAAGGATACGGAAAGCACGGAGAACCCTATCGCGGATATGTACTGGTGTTACTAGTATCCGCACTGTTCGTTTTGATTGCAGATATCAATGCAATCGCTCCCATGATTTCCAACTTTTACCTGGCTTCGTACGCTCTGATCAACTTCTGTACTTTCCACGCGGCCACCGTCAAACCACTTGGATGGCGACCAACGTTTCGTTTCTATCATCCCTGGCTCAGTCTAATTGGTTCGATACTATGCGTCGCAATAATGTTTATGTTAAATTACACTTTTACAATCGTCACAATAGTGATCATCTTCATTTTATACCTGGTAGTTGTCTATAGAAAACCGGACGTTAATTGGGGTTCCAGCACCCAACAACAAACCTACAAAAGTGCACTCTCGTCCACGTTAAAACTACAAACCATTGGAGATCATGTCAAAAACTATCATCCCTCGGTACTGGTTC
Above is a window of Topomyia yanbarensis strain Yona2022 unplaced genomic scaffold, ASM3024719v1 HiC_scaffold_7, whole genome shotgun sequence DNA encoding:
- the LOC131696081 gene encoding bumetanide-sensitive sodium-(potassium)-chloride cotransporter-like isoform X1, which produces MKVDRFSITRISNRILGNFRNNNKNNNNQHAATFTISGNYNETTLDLDNRTVSSTDSDYGSYLTREPLPRLEYYRTSKRRMKRPSLGELHGDLDRKPDCKEEEDKPDAHGHGIKLGWIEGVLIPCLLNIWGVMLFLRLSWVVSQAGIIHTLIIIVISYLVCVITALSLSAICTNGQVKGGGIYYLISRSLGPEFGASVGIVFAFANSVAASLNTIGFCNSLNDLLKSFGTKIVDGGVNDVRIVGTAAIIVMVVICAIGMEWEAKAQNILVVTIVVAIFNFMIGVIIGPRSDNEIAHGFMGFSTQVFTENLKPDYRYSENVNQNFFTVFGIFFPSVTGVQAGANICGDLKDPASAIPKGTLLALLISAISYISFVFFAGAAAVRDASGNITDLVNGTFVSCTAENNCDYGLHNDYTAMQLMSLSSAIIYAGCFAATLSTALTNLLSVPRIIQALGIDRIYPGLIFFSKGYGKHGEPYRGYVLVLLVSALFVLIADINAIAPMISNFYLASYALINFCTFHAATVKPLGWRPTFRFYHPWLSLIGSILCVAIMFMLNYTFTIVTIVIIFILYLVVVYRKPDVNWGSSTQQQTYKSALSSTLKLQTIGDHVKNYHPSVLVLTGNPMNRPPLLDLANLITKNHSLMIVGDIIKERLSHRKRQEQNSQCTKFLEVGNIRGFYQPIDGLSFEEGVHALIQTSGVGKLSPNIVLMGYKSDWMTCPVKDLLTYYNVLHDAFDCRMSISILRLQNGLDFSHLQTEIVSTPSVVPASNGSSNNFHGISTIAVNGLKPSQNLMHIDSNLNLESYADSNHTTMTTPQPSPLPNQQMQRLARDSIVYSTRGGSFVSKEILDRLSVFQRKQPKGTIDVWWLYDDGGLTMLVPYIISMRSKWSQCKIRVFALTNRQMELEVEERNMANLLKKLRINYSSLIMLQGVTDSPRQETVDMHQRLLRNFGDNDATHMPISETDRLALQEKTSRQLRLREMLLEHSSSANLIVMSMPMPRLGTVSAPLYMSWLEMLTKDMPPFLLVRGNQTSVLTFYS
- the LOC131696081 gene encoding bumetanide-sensitive sodium-(potassium)-chloride cotransporter-like isoform X2, which gives rise to MLFLRLSWVVSQAGIIHTLIIIVISYLVCVITALSLSAICTNGQVKGGGIYYLISRSLGPEFGASVGIVFAFANSVAASLNTIGFCNSLNDLLKSFGTKIVDGGVNDVRIVGTAAIIVMVVICAIGMEWEAKAQNILVVTIVVAIFNFMIGVIIGPRSDNEIAHGFMGFSTQVFTENLKPDYRYSENVNQNFFTVFGIFFPSVTGVQAGANICGDLKDPASAIPKGTLLALLISAISYISFVFFAGAAAVRDASGNITDLVNGTFVSCTAENNCDYGLHNDYTAMQLMSLSSAIIYAGCFAATLSTALTNLLSVPRIIQALGIDRIYPGLIFFSKGYGKHGEPYRGYVLVLLVSALFVLIADINAIAPMISNFYLASYALINFCTFHAATVKPLGWRPTFRFYHPWLSLIGSILCVAIMFMLNYTFTIVTIVIIFILYLVVVYRKPDVNWGSSTQQQTYKSALSSTLKLQTIGDHVKNYHPSVLVLTGNPMNRPPLLDLANLITKNHSLMIVGDIIKERLSHRKRQEQNSQCTKFLEVGNIRGFYQPIDGLSFEEGVHALIQTSGVGKLSPNIVLMGYKSDWMTCPVKDLLTYYNVLHDAFDCRMSISILRLQNGLDFSHLQTEIVSTPSVVPASNGSSNNFHGISTIAVNGLKPSQNLMHIDSNLNLESYADSNHTTMTTPQPSPLPNQQMQRLARDSIVYSTRGGSFVSKEILDRLSVFQRKQPKGTIDVWWLYDDGGLTMLVPYIISMRSKWSQCKIRVFALTNRQMELEVEERNMANLLKKLRINYSSLIMLQGVTDSPRQETVDMHQRLLRNFGDNDATHMPISETDRLALQEKTSRQLRLREMLLEHSSSANLIVMSMPMPRLGTVSAPLYMSWLEMLTKDMPPFLLVRGNQTSVLTFYS